The Syngnathus acus chromosome 3, fSynAcu1.2, whole genome shotgun sequence genome includes a window with the following:
- the LOC119120827 gene encoding trans-1,2-dihydrobenzene-1,2-diol dehydrogenase-like, producing MHNITRAYGSYYELAKDPNIDVVHIGTIYTNHLSSSLLFLDAKKPVLCVKSLGMRSKEVKEILACAKKNNVFFMEVTEEQSDTVGPTNFFTENSHDMTSYFWRALQGAFAYRELQRLLAQVEIGDVRMVRSEYGLSLLPLLRMELKELGGGALLEVGIYPLQFSIMVYGVDETLVVTLKFSKNRMAVFTSSSGVQLYNDAIVVGTKGLIRFPSHMWCPEVMVVNGKEKYPLPEPHLPLNFVHSTGLRYEAEEVRQCLLKGMKECPIVSHADSLLLAEVKEEILKQVGVVYN from the exons ATGCACAACATCACTCGAGCGTATGGCAGCTATTACGAACTGGCCAAAGATCCCAACATCG ATGTGGTGCACATCGGCACTATCTATACCAACCACCTGAGCTCCAGTTTGCTTTTCCTTGACGCCAAAAAGCCTGTCCTGTGTGTGAAATCCCTGGGGATGAGATCCAAGGAGGTCAAGGAGATCCTGGCCTGTGCCAAGAAGAACAATGTCTTCTTCATGGAGGTAACTGAAGAGCAGAGCGACACGGTGGGACCAACAAACTTTTTCACCGAGAACTCACATGATATGACCTCATATTTTTGGAGGGCGCTTCAGGG GGCATTTGCCTACCGAGAGCTCCAGAGGCTGCTCGCCCAGGTAGAGATCGGTGACGTGAGGATGGTCCGGTCCGAGTATGGCCTGTCCCTGCTGCCTCTGCTGAGAATGGAGCTAAAGGAACTTGGCGGAGGAGCGCTGCTGGAGGTTGGCATTTATCCGCTGCAGTTCTCCATCATGGTGTACG GTGTGGACGAGACCTTGGTGGTGACGCTCAAGTTCTCCAAAAACAGGATGGCCGTGTTCACCAGCTCCTCGGGCGTGCAGCTCTACAATGATGCCATTGTGGTGGGCACCAAAGGGTTAATCCGG TTCCCATCACACATGTGGTGTCCTGAAGTCATGGTGGTGAATGGGAAGGAGAAGTACCCTCTCCCAGAGCCTCACTTGCCCCTCAACTTTGTCCATAGCACGGGGTTGCGCTACGAGGCGGAGGAGGTCAGACAGTGTTTGCTCAAAG GAATGAAGGAGTGTCCAATCGTGTCTCACGCTGATTCGCTGCTGCTGGCTGAAGTCAAAGAGGAAATTCTTAAACAAGTTGGAGTGGTGTATaactga
- the dhdh.1 gene encoding dihydrodiol dehydrogenase, tandem duplicate 1 has protein sequence MATRWGLCGAGKISHDFSVALRTLPPQDHQIRAVASRSLERAQDFAKRHGILEAYGSYEELANDPNIDVVYVGVLHTEHWRAGLLFLNAGKNVLCEKPFAMNSGQVKDLVNAARTNKVFLMEAVWSRCFPTYVEVGRRLREGALGEVKLVKAYFGSPQLDIPRSVERELGGGALLDIGVYCLQFILMVFDGERPESVHATGVLLDSGVDESVVVVMKFSRKRMATCTFSIAVRLPNDAVITGTKGSIQLCRPMHCPTRLVVNDKVSEYPLPEPDLPLNFTNSTGLRYEAEEVRQCLLQGLKESPRMPLADSILLTEIMDEIRKQVGVVFSQDSQKCSSET, from the exons ATGGCGACCCGATGGGGACTCTGCGGTGCCGGAAAGATCAGTCACGACTTCAGCGTGGCTTTGAGGACACTTCCACCTCAAGACCACCAG ATAAGAGCCGTCGCATCGAGGAGTTTGGAGCGGGCCCAAGACTTCGCCAAGAGGCACGGCATCCTTGAGGCGTACGGCAGCTACGAAGAGCTGGCCAACGACCCAAATATTG ACGTTGTCTACGTGGGAGTGCTGCACACAGAACACTGGCGAgcgggcctcctcttcctcaatgCTGGCAAGAATGTTCTGTGTGAGAAACCCTTCGCCATGAACTCTGGTCAGGTGAAAGACCTCGTCAACGCCGCCAGAACAAACAAGGTCTTCTTGATGGAG GCAGTCTGGTCTCGCTGCTTCCCCACTTACGTCGAGGTGGGCCGACGGCTGCGTGAGGGGGCCTTGGGGGAGGTCAAACTGGTTAAGGCCTACTTCGGCTCTCCCCAGCTCGATATCCCGCGCTCTGTGGAGAGGGAGCTCGGGGGAGGCGCTCTGCTGGACATCGGCGTATACTGCCTGCAGTTTATCCTGATGGTGTTCGACGGCGAGCGGCCGGAGTCTGTCCACGCCACGGGGGTGTTGCTTGACTCGG GAGTGGACGAGTCTGTGGTTGTGGTGATGAAATTCTCCAGAAAGAGGATGGCCACGTGCACCTTCTCAATCGCTGTTCGTCTTCCAAACGATGCTGTCATCACCGGCACCAAGGGCTCAATCCAA TTGTGTCGGCCCATGCATTGCCCCACCAGACTAGTGGTTAACGACAAAGTAAGTGAGTATCCTTTGCCAGAGCCTGACCTCCCGCTCAACTTCACCAACAGCACCGGACTTCGCTACGAGGCCGAGGAAGTGCGACAATGCCTTCTTCAGg gTCTTAAGGAGAGCCCACGGATGCCTCTGGCTGACTCCATTTTACTGACAGAAATCATGGATGAAATCAGGAAGCAAGTGGGCGTTGTTTTTAGCCAGGACAGCCAAAAATGTTCCTCGGAAACATAG
- the LOC119120228 gene encoding trans-1,2-dihydrobenzene-1,2-diol dehydrogenase-like, whose translation MATRWGICSAGKISHDFMVAMKTLPAEDHQAVAVAARSLEDAKKFGKTHNIPRTYGSYEELAKDPNIDVVYIGTIQTNHLSSCLLFLNAKKPVLCEKSLGMTTKEVKEILACAKKNNVFFMEAIWARFFPAYRELRRLIAQGEIGDVRMVRSEFGLSVLPLPRLELKELGGGALLDIGIYPLQFSIMVYGGERPESIKTEGVILDTGVDETLVVTLKFSKNRMAVFTSSSGLQLSNDAIVVGTKGLIRYPSHMWCPEVMVVNGKEKKYPLPEPHLPLNFVHSTGLRYEAEEVRQCLLKGMKECPIMSHADSLLLAEVKEEILKQVGVVYD comes from the exons ATGGCAACCAGATGGGGAATCTGCAGCGCCGGCAAGATCAGTCATGACTTCATGGTGGCCATGAAAACGCTTCCAGCTGAAGACCACCAG gctGTGGCGGTGGCTGCCCGCAGTTTAGAGGATGCAAAAAAGTTTGGCAAAACGCACAACATCCCTCGAACGTACGGCAGCTACGAGGAGCTGGCCAAAGATCCCAACATCG ATGTGGTGTATATCGGCACTATCCAGACCAACCACCTGAGCTCCTGCTTGCTTTTCCTTAATGCCAAGAAGCCTGTCCTGTGTGAGAAATCCCTGGGCATGACCACCAAGGAGGTCAAGGAGATCCTGGCCTGTGCCAAGAAAAACaacgtctttttcatggag GCCATTTGGGCCCGTTTTTTCCCGGCCTACCGAGAGCTCCGGAGGCTGATCGCCCAGGGAGAGATCGGTGACGTGAGGATGGTCCGGTCCGAGTTTGGCCTGTCCGTGCTGCCTTTGCCGAGATTGGAGCTCAAGGAACTTGGTGGGGGAGCGCTGCTGGATATCGGCATCTACCCGCTGCAGTTCTCCATCATGGTGTACGGCGGAGAGAGGCCAGAGAGCATCAAAACCGAGGGAGTCATCCTGGATACTG GTGTGGACGAGACCTTGGTGGTGACGCTCAAGTTCTCCAAAAACAGGATGGCCGTGTTCACCAGCTCCTCGGGCTTGCAGCTCTCCAATGATGCCATTGTGGTTGGCACCAAGGGGCTAATCCGG TACCCATCACACATGTGGTGTCCTGAAGTCATGGTGGTGAATGGGAAGGAGAAGAAGTACCCTCTCCCGGAGCCTCACTTGCCCCTCAACTTTGTCCATAGCACGGGGTTGCGCTACGAGGCGGAGGAGGTCCGACAGTGTTTGCTCAAAG GAATGAAGGAGTGCCCAATCATGTCTCACGCAGATTCGCTGCTGCTGGCTGAAGTCAAAGAAGAAATTCTTAAACAAGTTGGAGTGGTGTATGactga
- the LOC119120226 gene encoding trans-1,2-dihydrobenzene-1,2-diol dehydrogenase-like has translation MIRDHFLPNMATKWGICSAGKISHDFTAALKTLPLEDHQVVAVAARNLERAQEFSKKHSIPSAYGSYEELARDPNIDVVYVGVIHPYHLKSCLLFMDAQKNVLCEKPLAMNAKEVKEILDSAKRNNVFLMEAVWSRFFPASVEMRRLLTHGELGEVKMVKAEFGQSLMHLPRSMDKELGAGTLLDLGIYPLQFSIMVYGGEKPQSIKAMGVCTENGVDETVVVTLKFSKGRMAVITCSSGMELNNDAVIVGTNGNIRIPAHMWCPTSLVVNGKKTQYPVPESDVALNFFNSTGMRYEAEAVRQCLLKGLKESPVMSHADSLLLAEVEDEVRRQVGVVYSQDSS, from the exons ATGATCCGTGACCACTTCCTTCCAAACATGGCAACCAAATGGGGGATTTGCAGCGCAGGCAAAATCAGCCACGACTTTACGGCTGCCTTGAAAACTCTTCCGCTCGAAGACCACCAG GTTGTGGCGGTGGCTGCCCGCAACTTGGAGCGTGCACAGGAGTTCAGCAAAAAGCACAGCATCCCATCAGCATACGGCAGCTATGAAGAATTGGCCCGAGATCCGAACATCG ACGTGGTGTATGTCGGCGTGATCCACCCGTACCACCTGAAGAGCTGTTTGCTCTTCATGgatgcccaaaaaaatgttttatgtgaGAAGCCTCTGGCCATGAATGCAAAAGAGGTGAAGGAGATTCTGGACTCGGCCAAGAGGAACAATGTTTTCCTCATGGAG GCCGTGTGGAGTCGATTTTTCCCAGCCTCAGTGGAGATGCGCCGGCTGCTGACTCATGGGGAGCTGGGTGAGGTGAAGATGGTGAAGGCCGAATTTGGCCAGTCACTCATGCATTTGCCCCGATCCATGGACAAGGAGTTGGGCGCGGGAACATTGCTGGACCTCGGCATTTACCCGCTGCAGTTCTCCATCATGGTGTACGGCGGAGAAAAGCCCCAGAGCATCAAGGCCATGGGAGTCTGTACGGAGAATG GAGTGGACGAGACCGTGGTGGTCACTCTCAAGTTCTCCAAAGGCCGCATGGCCGTGATCACGTGCTCCTCAGGAATGGAGCTAAACAACGACGCCGTCATTGTGGGCACCAATGGCAACATCAGG ATCCCTGCTCACATGTGGTGCCCCACCTCTTTGGTGGTCAACGGGAAGAAGACACAGTATCCTGTTCCAGAGTCTGACGTAGCCCTCAACTTCTTCAACAGCACGGGAATGCGCTACGAGGCCGAAGCGGTCCGACAGTGTTTGCTCAAAG GACTGAAGGAGAGTCCCGTGATGTCGCACGCCGACTCACTTCTGCTGGCCGAAGTGGAGGATGAAGTACGAAGGCAGGTGGGCGTGGTCTACAGCCAAGATTCGAGCTAA